In Alkalihalobacillus sp. FSL W8-0930, a single window of DNA contains:
- a CDS encoding extracellular solute-binding protein: MKKNKFLHVSALTAVAVALTACGPGEDDGTTTDAASTGTDKLIVWEDIQKSDGIADAVEQFEKEHDVEIEVIEKGYAGQIEDLRLDGPSGSGPDVITVPHDQIGTAVTEGLLKELTVSDEVKSTFTEETMLSQMVDGKVYGLPKAVETSVLFYNKELVDESNLPETLDEWHDFSTEVTKDGQYGFLAKWDSIYYAQSVIGGYGGYVFPQESDGSYDVTDIGLNNEGAVEGGEYIKTFFEEGLFPAGIIGEQGINVLDSLFTEQKAAAVISGPWSFGPYAEAGVDYGVAPLPKLSNGENMSSFLGVKSYNVSSYSKNTDLAEEFVEFLTNFENSKKRFEITQEIPPIIELMEDPLVTDNENAAAMSEQSLYATLTPNIPEMAEVWTPVDNALGLIATDRGDVSQAFDEAVETIQSQIEANHSR, translated from the coding sequence ATGAAAAAGAATAAATTTCTACATGTGAGTGCGTTAACCGCTGTGGCAGTAGCTTTAACTGCGTGTGGACCTGGTGAGGACGACGGGACTACAACTGATGCGGCTTCGACTGGCACAGATAAATTAATTGTTTGGGAAGATATACAGAAATCTGATGGGATCGCGGACGCGGTGGAGCAGTTTGAGAAAGAGCATGATGTTGAGATTGAAGTGATTGAAAAGGGATATGCGGGTCAAATTGAGGATCTACGGTTAGATGGTCCGTCTGGTAGTGGCCCGGATGTTATCACTGTTCCCCATGATCAGATTGGGACTGCTGTGACAGAAGGCTTGCTTAAGGAGTTAACGGTATCGGATGAGGTGAAATCAACATTTACAGAGGAAACGATGTTATCACAAATGGTAGACGGAAAAGTTTATGGTCTTCCGAAGGCTGTTGAAACGTCCGTTCTTTTCTATAACAAGGAGCTTGTTGATGAGAGCAATCTTCCTGAAACGTTAGATGAGTGGCATGATTTTTCAACAGAAGTGACAAAGGATGGACAGTATGGCTTCCTTGCGAAATGGGATAGCATCTACTACGCGCAAAGTGTCATTGGGGGATATGGCGGCTATGTGTTCCCTCAGGAATCTGATGGTAGCTATGACGTGACAGACATTGGATTAAATAATGAAGGCGCGGTTGAAGGTGGCGAATACATTAAGACATTCTTTGAGGAAGGGCTGTTCCCAGCAGGAATTATTGGCGAGCAGGGGATTAACGTGTTGGATTCTTTGTTCACTGAACAAAAAGCAGCGGCTGTTATTTCTGGACCTTGGTCGTTTGGTCCTTATGCAGAGGCGGGGGTTGATTATGGAGTCGCTCCACTTCCGAAGTTATCCAATGGCGAGAACATGAGCTCGTTCCTTGGCGTAAAGAGCTATAATGTGTCTTCCTATTCAAAAAATACCGATCTTGCTGAGGAATTTGTTGAGTTCCTAACAAACTTCGAAAACTCGAAAAAGCGTTTTGAAATCACACAGGAGATTCCACCAATTATTGAGTTAATGGAGGATCCGCTTGTGACAGATAATGAAAATGCAGCAGCGATGTCTGAGCAAAGCTTGTATGCAACATTAACACCTAACATTCCAGAAATGGCAGAAGTGTGGACGCCAGTTGATAATGCACTTGGACTGATCGCAACGGATCGTGGAGATGTCAGCCAGGCGTTTGATGAAGCCGTTGAAACCATTCAATCACAGATTGAAGCGAACCATTCAAGATAA
- a CDS encoding LacI family DNA-binding transcriptional regulator, whose amino-acid sequence MAVTIQDIANKVGMSIATVSRVLNQDPNLSVTDKTREKIYEAADQLGYKKKAFKHSLKKIAFMYWFTAREELEDVYFQEIREGIHEQAEARSINLKLYTIEDGIEAVDPATEGILAIGRFTKGELDHLYKIAPNVVFIDTSPDEERFDSVKPNLSHIIERMVEFYVDNEHASVGFIGGDDFDIDRNMRLPDIRETAFRLYADRFDVLEESAIFIGNRFSVEQGYKLMQQAIDELGDNLPSAFCIASDTLAVGCLQALNERGFDLPGRVNLFSINDSHVSKYVSPPLTTYRIHTDVLCETAMDLMMERLVDKRTIAKTVYISSSPVFRKSTIERTERLEQGATL is encoded by the coding sequence ATGGCAGTGACGATTCAAGATATCGCAAACAAGGTAGGAATGTCGATCGCTACAGTCTCGAGAGTGTTAAATCAAGATCCCAATCTTTCAGTTACGGATAAAACACGTGAAAAAATTTATGAAGCTGCAGACCAACTTGGGTACAAAAAGAAGGCATTTAAACATTCACTAAAGAAAATTGCCTTTATGTATTGGTTTACCGCTCGTGAAGAGCTAGAAGATGTGTACTTTCAAGAAATACGCGAAGGCATTCATGAACAAGCTGAAGCACGGAGTATTAACCTGAAACTTTATACGATTGAAGATGGCATTGAAGCAGTAGACCCGGCTACAGAAGGAATTCTCGCCATTGGCCGTTTTACGAAAGGTGAGCTTGATCACTTGTACAAGATCGCCCCAAATGTTGTGTTCATTGATACGTCCCCCGATGAAGAACGATTTGACTCAGTGAAGCCGAATCTCTCGCACATTATCGAGCGAATGGTTGAATTTTATGTGGATAATGAACATGCATCCGTTGGTTTCATCGGCGGGGACGACTTTGATATTGACCGAAACATGAGGCTGCCGGATATACGCGAAACAGCCTTTAGACTTTATGCTGATCGATTTGATGTGCTCGAGGAATCAGCCATTTTTATTGGAAACCGGTTTTCTGTGGAGCAGGGATATAAGCTGATGCAGCAAGCAATAGACGAACTCGGTGATAACCTTCCGTCTGCCTTTTGCATTGCTAGTGATACCCTTGCAGTTGGCTGTCTACAAGCACTGAACGAGCGCGGGTTTGACCTGCCTGGGCGGGTGAACCTGTTTAGTATTAATGACAGTCATGTGTCAAAATACGTATCGCCACCTTTAACCACCTATCGCATTCATACAGATGTGCTTTGTGAAACAGCGATGGATTTAATGATGGAAAGGCTAGTGGATAAGCGAACAATTGCAAAAACGGTATATATCTCTTCCAGCCCTGTTTTTAGAAAGAGCACGATTGAGAGGACGGAACGATTAGAGCAAGGAGCTACCCTTTGA
- a CDS encoding ABC-F family ATP-binding cassette domain-containing protein, which yields MTIFYMKDVSQTYGVHVIFENLSLEIKQGERVGLVGRNGEGKTSLLHIIAGITEPTSGSVGWKKGVTKGALEQQPDFIEDRTLQEQLKQVFTGLIEKEASMRQMETQLQEITDPKALERCLEKYGTLQVEFAEQGGYEMDADIRRVSAGLGVQSLLSSKWSELSGGERTKAGLAMLLLTKPDLLLLDEPTNHLDLRATEWLTDWVNQYAGTVVVISHDRAFLDETVTRIIEVDGGELSFYETNYSGFVEEREQRLLLEFQQYQDQQKKLKKMRETIKRLKEWANRANPPNAGMHRQAKSMEKAMNRIERVKKPVMNRKQVQLDFEQGSRSGTDVVQLDSVSKHFADREVLKDVNLSLTYQDRLAIVGENGAGKSTLFKLILEELQPDAGRCKVGANVSIGYLSQHGLEGGGDERVIDAFRDYVVMTEGEARAELAKFLFYGQDVFKKVKSLSGGERMRLRMAQLIYDRNNLLLLDEPTNHLDIDSREVLEDALAEFEGTILCISHDRYFLNKLFPKTSWLEDGRLTMYEGSYAYSREKREHSIE from the coding sequence ATGACTATTTTTTATATGAAGGATGTATCTCAAACATACGGAGTACACGTGATTTTTGAAAATCTATCGCTTGAAATAAAACAGGGCGAACGAGTAGGCCTCGTTGGTCGCAATGGAGAAGGGAAAACGAGCCTCCTTCACATTATCGCAGGCATCACAGAACCAACGAGTGGATCAGTCGGTTGGAAAAAAGGTGTCACAAAAGGAGCGCTCGAACAACAGCCTGATTTCATTGAAGATAGAACTCTACAGGAGCAATTAAAGCAGGTGTTTACAGGCTTAATCGAAAAGGAAGCGTCCATGCGCCAGATGGAGACACAGCTTCAAGAGATTACTGATCCTAAAGCATTAGAGCGTTGTCTGGAGAAATACGGAACACTTCAGGTAGAGTTCGCCGAACAAGGCGGCTATGAAATGGATGCTGATATTCGTAGAGTCAGTGCGGGTTTGGGGGTACAGTCATTGCTTTCAAGTAAGTGGAGTGAGCTAAGTGGAGGTGAACGAACAAAGGCAGGTCTTGCCATGCTTCTGTTAACGAAGCCTGATCTACTCTTGCTTGATGAACCGACCAACCATCTTGATCTAAGGGCAACAGAATGGTTAACCGACTGGGTGAATCAATATGCGGGAACGGTTGTTGTGATTTCGCATGACCGAGCTTTTTTAGATGAGACAGTGACACGAATTATTGAGGTGGACGGTGGCGAATTGTCCTTTTACGAGACGAATTACTCAGGATTCGTGGAGGAGCGGGAGCAACGACTTCTTCTTGAATTCCAGCAGTATCAGGATCAACAGAAAAAGCTGAAGAAAATGCGTGAGACGATTAAGCGTCTAAAAGAGTGGGCCAACCGCGCCAATCCACCAAATGCCGGAATGCACCGTCAGGCAAAAAGTATGGAAAAGGCGATGAACCGGATTGAACGTGTGAAAAAGCCGGTGATGAATCGTAAACAGGTACAGCTTGATTTCGAGCAGGGAAGCAGAAGTGGAACAGACGTTGTTCAGCTCGATTCTGTTTCAAAACACTTTGCGGATCGTGAAGTATTAAAAGACGTAAACCTCTCACTCACGTATCAGGATCGGTTAGCGATTGTCGGTGAAAATGGTGCAGGAAAATCAACTCTTTTTAAGTTGATCTTAGAAGAGCTGCAGCCGGATGCAGGTAGATGTAAAGTCGGGGCCAATGTCTCGATTGGTTACCTGTCTCAGCACGGGTTAGAGGGCGGAGGTGATGAACGTGTCATTGATGCTTTCCGGGATTATGTGGTGATGACCGAAGGCGAGGCACGAGCAGAGCTTGCCAAGTTTCTTTTCTATGGTCAGGATGTGTTTAAAAAAGTAAAAAGCTTAAGTGGTGGAGAGCGGATGAGGCTGCGCATGGCTCAGCTTATTTACGACCGGAACAATCTTTTGTTACTTGATGAGCCAACGAACCATCTAGACATCGATTCAAGGGAAGTGTTAGAAGACGCATTAGCTGAATTTGAAGGGACCATTCTTTGCATTTCGCATGACCGCTACTTTTTAAACAAACTGTTTCCAAAAACAAGCTGGCTTGAGGATGGACGCTTGACGATGTATGAAGGGAGTTATGCGTATAGTCGTGAGAAGCGGGAGCATTCTATTGAATAA